In Pelodictyon luteolum DSM 273, the genomic stretch GCGGAAGCTGATGTGACTGGGTATGCTCGATGAGGCGGCTTTTGTGGTTGTTTTCTGTGCTGACCATCGCCTCAAAAGCGGGGCTGTCGATGATCTGCTCCTCTATGAACTCACGGACGGCATCAAGCCCCCTGTCGAGGTATATGGCACCGGTGAGGGCTTCAAAGGCATCGGCGAGCGTTGAGGTGCTGGTGCGGATGCGCTGCTGGTCTGCAGATTCGCCGATGATGAGGTGAATGCCGAGATCGAGGTTTCGCGCGAAACCGGCCAGGGACTTGCCGTTCACGATCTTTGCCCGGTAGCTTGACAGCTCACCTTCGGTCCCCTCGGGGAATCGGCGATAGAGGTATTCGGAGATGATGAGTCCGAGGACGGAGTCTCCAAGGAACTCAAGGCGCTGGTTGGAGCGGGTGATTTCTGGTGCGGTGGTGTCATGCACCATCGAACGGTGGGTGAGGGCTGTGGCGTAAAGCTCCAGGCTGAGCGCTTTTCCCTTGAAAAGGCTACGGATGAATGCTGTGAGAGATGGGGGGGCTCCCGACCCCTCCCATTTTTCGGGTCTGCTGCTGAAAAATGGGAGAGCGGAGAGTTTATGCCAGAGTGGCTCCATGGCCGAAGGGCTCAGAGTGAGGCGCCGTTGCGGAAGATCAGCGATGCGTTGTGGCCGCCAAAGCCGAACCCGTTGTTGAGGGCGTACTCGATGCTGCGTTTTTTCGGCTCGTTCGGCGTGACGTCCACATCGATTTCCGGGTCGAGGTTCTCGCAGTTGATGGTCGGCGGTACTGTCTGGTTCTGCATTGCAAGAATGCATGCGATCGATTCCACTACGCCGGCTGCGCCGAGCAGATGTCCGGTCATCGACTTCGTGGAGCTGATGCTGAGCTTGTAGGCGTGTTCTCCGAACAGCTTCTTGATGGCTGTGACCTCCGCAATGTCGCCAAGCGGGGTCGCTGTGCCGTGGGTATTGATATAGTCGATCTTCTCGGTGCCGATGCCGGCGATCGAGAGTGCTGTCTTCATTGCGTTGAGTGCACCCTTTCCTTCAGGATGGGGGGCGGTGAGATGGTGCGCGTCGGCTGTTGCGCCGATGCCGACCAGCTCCGCATATATCTTTGCGCCGCGGGCTCTGGCCGAGTCGAGGCTTTCCATGATAAGCGATCCGGCACCTTCGCCCATGACGAAGCCGTCGCGGTCACGGTCGTAGGGACGCGATGCTTTCGTAGGGATGTCGTTTGCTGTTGAAAGTGCCCGTGCGGAGTTGAAGCCTCCGACACTCATCGGGGTGATCGGAGCTTCCGATCCGCCGCAGACCATGTAGTCGGCCAAGCCGGTCTGGATGAGCATGTAGGCGTCTATGATGGCGTGCAGCGAGGTCGCGCATGCCGATGCTGTGGCATAGTTAGGTCCCATCAGCCCGTGCCGCATGGATATCTGTCCTGCTGCGATGTCGGGGATGAGCATGGGGATGAAGAAGGGGCTGATGCGCCGTGGCCCGCGGTTCAGGTACTGCCTGAACTGCTGGTCGTACACGGTCATTCCCCCGATGCCCGAGCCGTGCACGACGCCGATCCTCAGGGGATCGATCGCCTGCAGGTCAAGGCCGGAATCTTTGATTGCCTGGTCTGAAGAGACGATGGCATACTGGCAGTAGGGGTCCATGCGGTCGGCCGTTCTCTTGTCGATATAGTCTTCGACAACGAAGTCCTTCAGCTCGCATGCGAAGGTGGTTGCAAAATCAGCAGTGTCAAAGTAGGTGATCGGTGCCGCACCGCTTTTTCCTGCGATGAGTGCGCTCCAGAAATCCTCTTTTGTCTGGCCTATGGGGGTGAGCACCCCGATGCCGGTAATGACAACCCTTTTTCGTTCCTGACCCATCTGTAGTGGTTTGATTTATTGCGTCTGTCAACTGCATGTACCTGCTGCCGGCGTTCTGCTTGCAGCAGGTACGCAGTGTTTCCGTCTGTGTCGTATATCCCTCTTCGGAGGAATTACTTCTTGACGATGTAGTCGATTGCCTGCTGAACGGTGCCGATCTTTTCTGCGTCTTCGTCGGGGATCTGCACGTCGAATTCATTCTCGAGTTCCATGATCAGTTCAACGGTGTCGAGCGAGTCGGCGCCGAGGTCGTCGGAAAACTTGGATTCCGGCTTGATCTGGTCTTTGTTGACGCCCATCTTGCTGACGATAATATCGTATACTTTGTCTCTGATTTCTGCTTCAGTCATGTTCTTTCTCCGGTGTTGATTGTTGATAAAAAAAAATGAAAAAAATGTCGTGCAATATACAAAGAAAATGAGCTTGCCCAAATCACATCACCATGCCGCCGCTGATGTTGATGACTTCACCCGTGATGTAGGCTGAGCGGTCGCCGGCAAGGAATGAGACCACGTCGGCCACGTCCTCGGGATTGCCGAAACGGCTGAGCGGAATGGCTTCGAGCATTTTCTGGCGCACATCGTCGGAAAGGGCATCGGTCATTTTCGAGGAGATGAACCCCGGCGCGACGGCGTTGACGCGGATATTGCGCGAGGCAAGCTCCTTGGCGACTGATTTGGTGAAGGAAATGACCCCGCCTTTCGAGGCGGCGTAGTTGGCCTGGCCGGCATTGCCCATGAGGCCGATGATTGATGCGATGTTGACAATCGAGCCGGAGCGCTGCTTCATCATGATGCGGCTGACCGCCTTGGTGCATGAGAAGGTTCCCTTCAGGTTGACGGTGAGCACCGCGTCCCAGTCCTCTTCGCTCATACGCATGAGGAGGCCATCACGGGTGATGCCCGCGTTGTTGACGAGGATGTCGATGGTGCCTGTTGCAGCTGCGATGTCGTTGAATGCCTTCTGGACTGCATCGGTGTTGGTGACGTCAAGCTCGAAGCACCAGACCTTTCGGCCGGCTTTCCGGACCCCTTCGGCCGTGTCCTGGAGCCACTCTTCCTTGATGTCGCAGAGAACGATGTCGGCTCCGCCGGCGGCGAGGTTCCAGGCGATGGCCTGTCCAATCCCCCTTGCGGCTCCGGTGATGACTGCGATTTTTCCTTCAAACATGGTTGCTCTCTTTTAAAGGGTTACGGTAATCTCTCTTGGTTCTTTTCATGCGCCCTGAATGTCGGCGGCGGTATCTTTGCCTTCGAGCTCTGCACCTTTGCTGATCCTCTTGATCAGCCCCTGCAGCACTTTCTGCGGACCGACCTCGACGAAACGGGTGATGCCGGCTGTTGTCATTTCTTCTATGGACTGGGTCCAGAGGACTGAGCTGGTGAGCTGGAGCACCAGATTTTTGCGGATTTCAGCAGCATCGGTCACAGTTCGTGCAACAGCGTTCATGCAGACCGGGATTGTAGCATTTTTGATGTCGACGGCCTCCAGTGCCGCAGCAAGCTTTTCCTCTGCAGGCTTCATGAGCGGTGAGTGGAAGGCTCCCGAGACTACCAGTTCTTTAGCCATGCGGGCTCCGTGAGCGGGGGCAAGCTCGACTGCTTTTTTTACTGCCGCGATATCGCCTGAAATGACGATCTGGCCCGGAGAGTTGAAGTTGGCTGCCTGAACAATGCCTTCAGCGCCGGCTTCAGCAAGCAGCGCGTCGAGTGCGCTGTCCTGCATGCCGATG encodes the following:
- the rnc gene encoding ribonuclease III, which produces MEPLWHKLSALPFFSSRPEKWEGSGAPPSLTAFIRSLFKGKALSLELYATALTHRSMVHDTTAPEITRSNQRLEFLGDSVLGLIISEYLYRRFPEGTEGELSSYRAKIVNGKSLAGFARNLDLGIHLIIGESADQQRIRTSTSTLADAFEALTGAIYLDRGLDAVREFIEEQIIDSPAFEAMVSTENNHKSRLIEHTQSHQLPPPVYTVLSEEGAEHEKTFTIEVSCNGRRLGRGTALRKKDAEQLAAEEAMGALERALTGDVAEDTPAPEETGRG
- the fabF gene encoding beta-ketoacyl-ACP synthase II, with amino-acid sequence MGQERKRVVITGIGVLTPIGQTKEDFWSALIAGKSGAAPITYFDTADFATTFACELKDFVVEDYIDKRTADRMDPYCQYAIVSSDQAIKDSGLDLQAIDPLRIGVVHGSGIGGMTVYDQQFRQYLNRGPRRISPFFIPMLIPDIAAGQISMRHGLMGPNYATASACATSLHAIIDAYMLIQTGLADYMVCGGSEAPITPMSVGGFNSARALSTANDIPTKASRPYDRDRDGFVMGEGAGSLIMESLDSARARGAKIYAELVGIGATADAHHLTAPHPEGKGALNAMKTALSIAGIGTEKIDYINTHGTATPLGDIAEVTAIKKLFGEHAYKLSISSTKSMTGHLLGAAGVVESIACILAMQNQTVPPTINCENLDPEIDVDVTPNEPKKRSIEYALNNGFGFGGHNASLIFRNGASL
- the acpP gene encoding acyl carrier protein; amino-acid sequence: MTEAEIRDKVYDIIVSKMGVNKDQIKPESKFSDDLGADSLDTVELIMELENEFDVQIPDEDAEKIGTVQQAIDYIVKK
- the fabG gene encoding 3-oxoacyl-[acyl-carrier-protein] reductase, giving the protein MFEGKIAVITGAARGIGQAIAWNLAAGGADIVLCDIKEEWLQDTAEGVRKAGRKVWCFELDVTNTDAVQKAFNDIAAATGTIDILVNNAGITRDGLLMRMSEEDWDAVLTVNLKGTFSCTKAVSRIMMKQRSGSIVNIASIIGLMGNAGQANYAASKGGVISFTKSVAKELASRNIRVNAVAPGFISSKMTDALSDDVRQKMLEAIPLSRFGNPEDVADVVSFLAGDRSAYITGEVINISGGMVM
- the fabD gene encoding ACP S-malonyltransferase, whose protein sequence is MKAFVFPGQGSQYCGMGRDIYDTFPAAKALMEQANDILGYRITDIMFLGSEEELRQTMHTQPAIFLHSMAAASQLNAEGVAMTAGHSLGEYSALCFAGAISFEDAVKIVAERGRLMQQAGTEKPGTMAAIIGMQDSALDALLAEAGAEGIVQAANFNSPGQIVISGDIAAVKKAVELAPAHGARMAKELVVSGAFHSPLMKPAEEKLAAALEAVDIKNATIPVCMNAVARTVTDAAEIRKNLVLQLTSSVLWTQSIEEMTTAGITRFVEVGPQKVLQGLIKRISKGAELEGKDTAADIQGA